The Ananas comosus cultivar F153 linkage group 20, ASM154086v1, whole genome shotgun sequence region GAAACAAGCTATCAACTACCAATAATACTTTACGCCAAAATTATGAAATAGTTTGTTTAGTGGTCAAGTAGATGAATTCCAATGCTGCAGTGAGAGAGATGTTACTTCAAATCCCAGTGAAAAGCACACGAGACGAGCCTTACCTCAAAGTTTGAAGTCCCCACcagaagcaaaaagagagttTGGAAACAAATTTCTTTGATTGAACTACTCCAGACTGCAAGCATTGTGCATATATACCAAAATTAAAAGGCTGTGTGCTACCATTATTTGGGCATTGGTTACCAAGAACTTGGTTGCTAACATTGAGCCAGGTGTCATAACCATTAAGATGACGATTCCCACAATACAAATAACTGTCAAGACATCCATTATAATTCTTGCAAGCCAAATGCCAGCAATCATTCTCACGTTCTACAGACAACAAGTACCAAAAAGAGCCAACATTCTGTGAAAGGAAAATAGGATTAGTAACGACAATGACAATGACACCCATAAGCTATACAAGCCAACAACCTTCCAAGATATAGTTTGCTCAAAACAAAATTCCTAACTTCTTAAACAATCTCTTCCCTTCACAGCAAACAGTGAATTTTTGCTTATGGCATGGCAAGCTAGTCACTTCTTTCATCTAGTGGCTCTAAAATAAGAATTTACACTGTTATGGAGAATTAGCCCATATACAATTTTCTCTATAAGTTTGACGTAGATTATAAGGAACTGACATCTAAGAAGGGAAGCATGACAAATCAATGTTCAAGGCCGATTAACTTAGAAAACTGGTATGTATTATTAAACTACGAGAAAAGGATGTTCTCATAGAAAAACTATATAGAATAATTTGGTGATCAAGTTTCAAGTATGTCATCCTCAACAAATTTGCGAATCTGTTAAGAAAAGGTTAGTAACAAGTTTAGAAACAAAGGTAAATTTTGCCTGAGCATTTGTTAGTACTTGGCGTACCTGCTTTCATGCCATTAGGGCTTTTAATTCATTTCCATTCGTAATCATGTTTCTTAAGTTTATGCTCTTACCTAAGTTTTTAGTGCCCATCGGCATGGGCCGTGCCCATAGTGCCAtccgtgccaataagatattgGCACGATACGACCCTCTATGCCAACGGCATGGCTCAAAACCctattttctttgaaattagcCAATAGTAACCTCAATAAAGTGCAAATGATTTGGTAAAGctatataataagcaattagaatatattggtgccaaagaaaataaatttttatgccGTCGTAAGTCGGCACATCTGTTTTTTTCTGACCGGCAGCACCATGTCACACCATGCtagcaagttttcggcacgatcccgtgccacgccacttaaatccttgactCTGACTAACTCAACAGCCCATGGATTTAGCTCCCTTATTAATGATCAAAGTTTGAAACCATGGACATGATTCAagaacaaaattttaaagttaaagtttaTTCTAACTGAGATTACTTTGATCCAACAAGAAATCAAGGTCCATTCAGGAACATTTTTAGCTTAGAAGAAACATTATAGCCTACATGACCTTCATAACATTGGCCAAAATTTATCTCTAGTGCTTCAGTAGTGCCACCTAGTAGCTAGCCTGTATAGATCGTTATTTATCAGTtaaaaagaaggggaaaaaaaccgAAAAAGGagacttcttttctttcttgttatGGTACTTTCAACTCCTAATCTTCTAGTCAACTAATAAGAACTCCCCACCAAACTACTAAGCCTTCTGTCAAAACCCTTGTTCAAAAACACAGTGCATGCACTGCATGCACAAATGCAGGCTTAATTCCCTTCACCGAGCACATCCGTGTGTTGCCTAAGCACTAAACAATGAGCCCATTCTCACCCTTGAAAAGCACAGACCTACATTTCACCCCCTTAATACTTAGACTGTTAGCGCTTTATCCCCTCTTCATTATATGAAAAGAACAATGACTGTCTAGGTGGACCAAGCAAAACTTTTACTTACATGACTAGCTAGCATATACCATAGCAGATAGTATGCAGCACCGGCCCAAGCAGTTTCAACGAAGACACCTGCTTTCCTTTTTAACTCTGATGTCAAAGGAAAAATCCGATAGAATCTGGGGAAATACTGAAGAACAACAATCAAAAGCAATGCATTTTTAGTAGCCAATACATCTGATCCTTCTGAACTTTGAAGATATCTCCAAACTACAATCTGCAAAAGATAAATCCCAGAGAATAGCAGATTGGTAAAACAGATAAGTAGACATATGGCATTTTTCATAGATGCTGGAAAAGAACAGGGAGATATTATTTAACTAAGAGACTTGAGCTAGCAGATAATCAACTGCTTTATAATTTCATTTATATATGCTAACAAGAGTCAAGAAATGAAGCCTATAAAGGCTATTTCAATTAAAACAATGTCTCTATTGTTAAGGAAGTTTGCCAACATATTCTACTCTAGGAAAAATGGAACTAGCAATATTCTCATGTCTTATATAAAAAATGGGAAAATAAGAACATTGATATAATAACTATACTTTTATTTCTCTTCGTACATAAAACGATTCTACATTTTATCTTTCCAACAGTAAGTCAAATTACGCTACTAAATTTTAGGTACGCAAATTGATAAAACATCTCAGAACAACACATTCATTAGACGCAACCCAGTCAAGCAAATAATGTACAAACATTTTAGTCATAATTCCTTTTGCTATACTAAGAGACAACTTACATAATTACATTATCTTTTTTAAGCAAATCAAGTTAAAGAAGTTTGCCAAACCTGTGGAAGTGGTACCACCGCAAGAAAGTCCATGAGGAAGTAACTTCTCAAGTATCTCCTAGCAATCTGTGCAGGGTCAATCACTAATTCACCTCTACCAAATACCCGAGAAGATGGAGCAGTGAAAGCAGTACGGAATTGAAGAACCATATGCATGAGATAGAAAGAATCAACAATTGTCCTCACAATTGTTGATGTTATAGCCAATCTTCGGTCTATTCCAACACAATTATCATTTATTACTGGTAGATAGAAGAATAGCGGATCCACTGCAATAGCAATAATGCATGACATGACAAAAAGCCTGTTCATTCTTATAAGGAATTTATCTTGCGgatcaaatattttcttcttaGAAGCCTTATGATCTTCAGGAAAAACCGCCTTCGAAGTACCAAATGGAAGAGATTGACCATGTGATTCGATCCCTGTAGAACCCTTTTTCATTCCTCTCCTGAAAGGTTTTAATGGATCAAACGATATGCCATGAAACCCAAATATGTTGAACCCACGCTTATTCGTTCTTCCTGTATCAGAAGAAGCCACGGAATACCTAGGGCTTGACTCCTCCAGCCTACAAAGCATATACACAACACATGATATGCAGAAAATCAATCTCGGTTCATTTgataaatatacaaaataaaaagtagGATGTATCTAAGACAATAGTCTTCTATAAAAGGGAACAAAATATTTCAAGTCTGAATCCTTCTACTTACAAATACCAGAACTGATATAGTTCTCCCTAGTGAGCAGAAAATCCTTGCTAATCATTCCAGGTGCTCTCTagataaaaattacattaaaaGTTTGACTTATAGTTCAATGAGCATAAACGACAAAactatctattattttttctagAAACAACTGGCTTTTAGTAACATTATAAACCCATTAGTGCAGAGTTTTCAAAGACGAGAATCAAACGAGCGAACTCATAAACGGAAGGTACTAAACCTAAGAGTGTCTAACAATCAGGTCATCCAATTTACTgccacaaaatttatttatatgaacTAGAAAGTTTGCAGGCAAATTATACCAAAACAGTTTCATATAGTTACTTTTATCAAACGAACCCTCAAAGACACAAAAAGAATGCAACACAAAAAACATAATAAGTTTCAATGgaagaataataaaatgtatTCAGAACTGAATGAGGAAGACGCATCACAATGTATATGTTAGTTCTGACTACAGGTTAagtattcattaaaaaaaaaaaaaaaaagaatccctTGATAATTGGCAGTTTATTGTTCAACTTCATCATAATCTTTACATGGAAAACATGATGACCCTCTTATGCATTTATCCTATATTTATCAGAGTCAAAGCTAATATTCTATCGGTTCATTTTGGACGGACCAAATGGAGGCAAATCAAACTTGAGGGATTGCAGCCTAAACAGAATTTTAAAAACATAACAAATAAGAGAAGCAAGAGATTTTGGATGAGAAT contains the following coding sequences:
- the LOC109725549 gene encoding putative cyclic nucleotide-gated ion channel 9 yields the protein MFDCGYKAQFINGQREKFIRLEESSPRYSVASSDTGRTNKRGFNIFGFHGISFDPLKPFRRGMKKGSTGIESHGQSLPFGTSKAVFPEDHKASKKKIFDPQDKFLIRMNRLFVMSCIIAIAVDPLFFYLPVINDNCVGIDRRLAITSTIVRTIVDSFYLMHMVLQFRTAFTAPSSRVFGRGELVIDPAQIARRYLRSYFLMDFLAVVPLPQIVVWRYLQSSEGSDVLATKNALLLIVVLQYFPRFYRIFPLTSELKRKAGVFVETAWAGAAYYLLWYMLASHNVGSFWYLLSVERENDCWHLACKNYNGCLDSYLYCGNRHLNGYDTWLNVSNQVLGNQCPNNGSTQPFNFGIYAQCLQSGVVQSKKFVSKLSFCFWWGLQTLSTLGQGLQTSTYPGEVIFSIAIAILGLILFALLIGNMQTYLQSVAIRLEEMRVKKRDAEQWMHHRLLPPDLRERVRRYEQYKWVETRGVDEENLVQSLPTDLRRDIKRHLCLGLVRRVPLFANMDERLLDAICERLKPSLYTENSYILREGDPVDEIVFILHGQLESVTTDGGRSGFFNRGMLKEGDFCGEELLTWALDPKSSANFPTSTRTVRALTEVEAFALVAEELKFVAGQFRRLHSKQVQHTFRFYSQQWRTWAACFVQAAWRRYSKRKAAELRRKVEEGRLRDHLVSGHTSFGATIYASRFAANALRGVHRMRNRSVMEMVKLQKPPEPDFTAEDAD